The following proteins come from a genomic window of Miscanthus floridulus cultivar M001 chromosome 2, ASM1932011v1, whole genome shotgun sequence:
- the LOC136540829 gene encoding egg cell-secreted protein 1.3-like: protein MTFSRLSLLAALTCLALLAASTAAQRAPPMAFAPSSSPSVRGLPALAERLEGAEAQQCWEALVEIKSCTGEIIILFIKGEAFLGPGCCSAIRVIEQSCWAADSVLSIIGFTPQEGDMLKGYCNAGGDNDGGGQSGSPPPRGADAVGAAARESVAAVAGRKSSMHR, encoded by the coding sequence ATGACATTCTCCCGCCTGTCCCTGCTGGCCGCGCTCACCTGCCTGGCGCTGCTGGCCGCGTCGACGGCCGCGCAACGGGCGCCGCCGATGGCTTTTGccccgtcgtcgtcgccttcagTTCGGGGCCTGCCTGCACTGGCGGAGCGGCTGGAGGGCGCGGAGGCGCAGCAGTGCTGGGAGGCGCTGGTGGAGATCAAGTCGTGCACGGGCGagatcatcatcctcttcatcaagGGCGAGGCGTTCCTGGGGCCCGGGTGCTGCAGCGCCATCCGCGTCATCGAGCAGAGCTGCTGGGCCGCCGACTCCGTGCTGTCCATCATCGGCTTCACCCCGCAGGAAGGGGACATGCTCAAGGGGTACTGCAACGCGGGTGGCGACAACGACGGCGGCGGGCAGAgcggctcgccgccgccgcgcggtgCGGACGCGGTCGGTGCTGCTGCCCGCGAGAGCGTCGCTGCCGTTGCGGGAAGGAAGAGCTCGATGCACAGATAG